A window from Plodia interpunctella isolate USDA-ARS_2022_Savannah chromosome 2, ilPloInte3.2, whole genome shotgun sequence encodes these proteins:
- the Rap2l gene encoding ras-related protein Rap-2c, with amino-acid sequence MREFKVVVLGSGGVGKSALTVQFVSGCFMEKYDPTIEDFYRKEIEVDNSPCVLEILDTAGTEQFASMRDLYIKNGQGFVVVYSLTNHQTFQDIKPMKELITRVKGSERVPILLVGNKADLDHQREVSAAEGAALAQMWGCPFVEASAKSRTNVNEMFAEIVREMNVSPEKEKKPYCCCTVL; translated from the coding sequence atgcGCGAATTTAAAGTGGTTGTCCTGGGTTCGGGTGGGGTCGGGAAGAGTGCTTTGACTGTGCAATTTGTGTCCGGATGTTTCATGGAGAAATATGACCCAACGATAGAggatttttatagaaaagaaATAGAAGTGGACAATTCACCATgtgttttagaaatattggATACTGCAGGTACGGAGCAATTTGCTTCGATGCGAgatttgtacataaaaaatggcCAAGGTTTCGTTGTAGTATATTCATTAACGAATCACCAGACGTTTCAAGACATCAAGCCTATGAAGGAATTGATAACACGTGTAAAAGGATCAGAACGCGTGCCCATCCTCCTAGTAGGCAACAAAGCGGACTTAGATCACCAACGCGAAGTGTCAGCGGCGGAGGGCGCGGCGCTGGCGCAGATGTGGGGCTGCCCGTTTGTGGAGGCCTCTGCCAAAAGCCGCACTAATGTCAATGAAATGTTTGCAGAAATAGTGCGCGAAATGAACGTTAGTCCTGAAAAGGAAAAGAAACCTTATTGTTGTTGTACAGTGCTTTAA